Proteins from a single region of Panulirus ornatus isolate Po-2019 chromosome 64, ASM3632096v1, whole genome shotgun sequence:
- the LOC139746344 gene encoding protein amalgam-like isoform X6, protein MLKPAAKFTKTDSSFVLSGVTRRHAGKYVCRIETSPVTELEHTLDVQYPALVRRVSPEVQRVVQGSSVSLECHAEGNPPAAINWSRQAGHLPSGAQSEEGLSITLENVDRHVEGTYICTASNGIGDPSSVSMKIEVEYPPEVITEQAILHTGEGDEAKLVCIVHGRPTPHVSWTKDRQPIISDHHIVEHDSLHRHTLTINKVREEDFGDYTCTAENTLGQTKNTLRLTGLPKIPRMTSSPAGGEKTSYTLTWETESYTPIIQYRLRYRKLQHSVASQAPGLWVDGLHDPKPSEGNLTGPIHHMSHALEMLEPATDYEATVDVENKFGWSNTSDIFQFYTRKEDPTTTTTTTTTTTTTSTSSTTTTTTTTQAPETENIAPIMEEVAIGQSSSGCGASTTVSVALMTVMLGPILS, encoded by the exons ATG TTGAAACCTGCAGCAAAGTTCACCAAAACTGATAGTTCCTTTGTCTTGAGTGGTGTGACCAGACGTCACGCTGGCAAGTATGTGTGCCGTATTGAGACTTCCCCAGTCACTGAGCTTGAACACACTCTTGATGTGCAGTACCCAGCATTG GTAAGACGTGTAAGTCCAGAGGTTCAACGTGTTGTTCAAGGATCAAGTGTTTCCCTAGAATGTCATGCAGAAGGTAACCCACCTGCTGCCATTAATTGGAGCCGACAAgcgggacaccttccttcaggaGCACAGTCTGAGGAG GGCTTGAGTATCACCCTTGAAAATGTTGACCGCCATGTCGAAGGAACATATATCTGCACAGCTTCTAATGGCATTGGAGATCCTTCTTCTGTTAGCATGAAAATTGAGGTCGAGTACCCTCCTGAAGTGATAACTGAGCAG GCTATACTTCATACTGGGGAGGGAGATGAAGCCAAGCTGGTGTGCATTGTTCATGGTCGCCCCACTCCTCATGTGTCCTGGACCAAAGATAGGCAGCCTATCATCTCTGACCATCACATTGTTGAACATGATAGCCTCCATCGTCACACTCTAACTATCAACAAAGTAAGAGAAGAGGACTTTGGCGACTACACTTGCACAGCAGAGAACACCCTTGGCCAGACAAAGAACACACTCAGACTGACAG gTCTTCCTAAAATCCCCAGGATGACAAGtagtcctgctggtggtgaaaAGACCTCATACACACTCACGTGGGAGACAGAAAGCTACACTCCTATTATCCAATACCGTCTTCGATACCGAAAGTTACAG CACAGTGTTGCAAGCCAGGCTCCAGGACTATGGGTTGATGGCCTTCACGATCCCAAACCTTCAGAGGGAAATTTAACTGGTCCCATTCACCACATGAGCCATGCCCTTGAAATGCTGGAACCTGCTACAGACTATGAAGCAACTGTTGATGTTGAAAACAAATTTGGGTGGTCTAATACGTCAGATATCTTCCAGTTCTACACTAGGAAAG AAgaccctactaccaccactaccaccaccactacaaccaccaccacttctacctcatccaccaccaccaccaccaccacgacccaggcACCGGAAACGGAGAACATCGCTCCAATTATGGAAG AAGTAGCCATTGGTCAGTCATCCAGCGGGTGCGGCGCTTCCACCACAGTGAGTGTGGCGCTGATGACTGTAATGCTGGGACCCATCCTCTCGTAA
- the LOC139746344 gene encoding protein amalgam-like isoform X5 yields MFNHIMTNGEQRLLFVGEISLKPAAKFTKTDSSFVLSGVTRRHAGKYVCRIETSPVTELEHTLDVQYPALVRRVSPEVQRVVQGSSVSLECHAEGNPPAAINWSRQAGHLPSGAQSEEGLSITLENVDRHVEGTYICTASNGIGDPSSVSMKIEVEYPPEVITEQAILHTGEGDEAKLVCIVHGRPTPHVSWTKDRQPIISDHHIVEHDSLHRHTLTINKVREEDFGDYTCTAENTLGQTKNTLRLTGLPKIPRMTSSPAGGEKTSYTLTWETESYTPIIQYRLRYRKLQHSVASQAPGLWVDGLHDPKPSEGNLTGPIHHMSHALEMLEPATDYEATVDVENKFGWSNTSDIFQFYTRKEDPTTTTTTTTTTTTTSTSSTTTTTTTTQAPETENIAPIMEEVAIGQSSSGCGASTTVSVALMTVMLGPILS; encoded by the exons ATGTTTAACCACATCATGACCAACGGTGAACAGCGACTGCTGTTCGTTGGAGAAATCTCT TTGAAACCTGCAGCAAAGTTCACCAAAACTGATAGTTCCTTTGTCTTGAGTGGTGTGACCAGACGTCACGCTGGCAAGTATGTGTGCCGTATTGAGACTTCCCCAGTCACTGAGCTTGAACACACTCTTGATGTGCAGTACCCAGCATTG GTAAGACGTGTAAGTCCAGAGGTTCAACGTGTTGTTCAAGGATCAAGTGTTTCCCTAGAATGTCATGCAGAAGGTAACCCACCTGCTGCCATTAATTGGAGCCGACAAgcgggacaccttccttcaggaGCACAGTCTGAGGAG GGCTTGAGTATCACCCTTGAAAATGTTGACCGCCATGTCGAAGGAACATATATCTGCACAGCTTCTAATGGCATTGGAGATCCTTCTTCTGTTAGCATGAAAATTGAGGTCGAGTACCCTCCTGAAGTGATAACTGAGCAG GCTATACTTCATACTGGGGAGGGAGATGAAGCCAAGCTGGTGTGCATTGTTCATGGTCGCCCCACTCCTCATGTGTCCTGGACCAAAGATAGGCAGCCTATCATCTCTGACCATCACATTGTTGAACATGATAGCCTCCATCGTCACACTCTAACTATCAACAAAGTAAGAGAAGAGGACTTTGGCGACTACACTTGCACAGCAGAGAACACCCTTGGCCAGACAAAGAACACACTCAGACTGACAG gTCTTCCTAAAATCCCCAGGATGACAAGtagtcctgctggtggtgaaaAGACCTCATACACACTCACGTGGGAGACAGAAAGCTACACTCCTATTATCCAATACCGTCTTCGATACCGAAAGTTACAG CACAGTGTTGCAAGCCAGGCTCCAGGACTATGGGTTGATGGCCTTCACGATCCCAAACCTTCAGAGGGAAATTTAACTGGTCCCATTCACCACATGAGCCATGCCCTTGAAATGCTGGAACCTGCTACAGACTATGAAGCAACTGTTGATGTTGAAAACAAATTTGGGTGGTCTAATACGTCAGATATCTTCCAGTTCTACACTAGGAAAG AAgaccctactaccaccactaccaccaccactacaaccaccaccacttctacctcatccaccaccaccaccaccaccacgacccaggcACCGGAAACGGAGAACATCGCTCCAATTATGGAAG AAGTAGCCATTGGTCAGTCATCCAGCGGGTGCGGCGCTTCCACCACAGTGAGTGTGGCGCTGATGACTGTAATGCTGGGACCCATCCTCTCGTAA